A single Leguminivora glycinivorella isolate SPB_JAAS2020 chromosome 25, LegGlyc_1.1, whole genome shotgun sequence DNA region contains:
- the LOC125239343 gene encoding uncharacterized protein LOC125239343, which yields MSMKETPVNATTTKQQLIEGWRRGETIMREYKDMFMNQYLLSLRERYKNSTKQPRVKTHNEPCVGDIVQMKGDTKNRENWKVGKIVELIKGADGLCRVARVKIDNGTFTRSLLHLYPLEVEDVPTPNNLSNHQLEEEPTTRIKEMKLEESTDSSVIQREFYPDVQLEMELDTVDSMDVDTAHSNEMTEENLNVPNTDKDMIESNIEHKCDNINLEADMADENYESEVNQSDNERQMRAAAVQAREKIREWTRHLMTTLTASL from the coding sequence ATGTCAATGAAGGAAACACCCGTTAACGCCACTACAACCAAACAACAACTCATAGAAGGTTGGAGACGTGGTGAGACTATCATGAGAGAATACAAGGACATGTTCATGAATCAGTATCTGCTTAGCTTAAGAGAACGTTACAAAAATTCAACCAAACAACCCAGAGTTAAAACTCACAATGAACCATGTGTTGGGGACATTGTACAAATGAAAGGTGATACTAAGAACAGAGAGAACTGGAAAGTAGGGAAGATCGTTGAATTAATTAAAGGAGCTGATGGATTATGTAGAGTCGCTCGAGTGAAGATCGACAATGGTACATTTACGAGATCCTTATTACACTTATACCCTTTGGAAGTAGAAGATGTTCCAACACCTAACAATTTGTCTAATCATCAATTAGAGGAAGAACCTACAACAAGgataaaagaaatgaaattagaAGAAAGTACAGATTCTTCAGTGATACAAAGAGAGTTTTATCCCGATGTACAACTAGAAATGGAGCTTGACACAGTTGACAGCATGGACGTGGACACGGCACATAGCAATGAGATGACAGAGGAGAACCTCAACGTTCCAAATACAGACAAAGATATGATAGAGTCAAACATAGAGCATAAATGTGATAATATAAACTTAGAAGCTGATATGGCTGATGAAAACTATGAGTCAGAAGTAAACCAGTCTGACAATGAAAGGCAAATGAGGGCTGCGGCGGTCCAAGCTAGGGAAAAAATCCGAGAGTGGACCCGCCATCTGATGACCACACTTACTGCATCGTTATAG